A stretch of Porites lutea chromosome 5, jaPorLute2.1, whole genome shotgun sequence DNA encodes these proteins:
- the LOC140938223 gene encoding uncharacterized protein — protein sequence MHVSVNHFQSVFEIIFLLSGPTNRKNVEFKASPWPFIPFRTRFNLTLVFIPDEAIFAATSEYKVWIEPSGQLYLRGTEDVCSQNENFCSLAAGEKFVLKHSDILRTFPAGLKVNFGAELKIFNQEHKMVFCASCEATLRS from the exons ATGCATGTT TCAGTAAACCATTTTCAATCTGTTTTTGAAATCATATTTCTTCTATCAGGCCCAACAAACCGAAAGAATGTAGAGTTCAAAGCGTCTCCCTGGCCGTTCATACCATTCAGAACACGATTCAATTTAACGCTTGTATTTATTCCAG ATGAAGCCATTTTTGCGGCGACATCAGAGTACAAGGTGTGGATAGAACCGAGCGGCCAATTGTATTTAAGGGGGACGGAGGACGTTTGCAGCCAGAATGAAAATTTCTGCAGTTTAGCGGCGGGTG aaaagtttgttttgaaGCATTCTGATATACTGAGAACATTTCCAGCGGGTCTCAAG GTGAATTTTGGAGCAGAATTGAAAATCTTTAACCAAGAACACAAGATGGTTTTTTGCGCTTCATGTGAGGCAACGTTACGTAGCTAA
- the LOC140938622 gene encoding uncharacterized protein, translating into MIMNSSNAHLLSYLLLLFCAIMRVTAIKDSRGGLEIKDFKLCGPSNPSNTEIKLSPRPFIPSNALFNLTIAFTPAEDIFAVTSEYILLSEPDGRILARGRDDMCRQNLNLCTLAAGEKYVYKYTDIMRAFPPGFKMTARAKVKLFNEEHIAFFCFEALITIT; encoded by the exons ATGATTATGAATTCAAGCAACGCTCATCTACTTTCTTACCTCCTCCTGCTGTTTTGTGCTATAATGAGAGTCACAGCAATCAAGGACTCGCGCGGAGGACTGGAAATTAAGGATTTCAAACTCTGTG GGCCCAGTAATCCAAGCAACACAGAAATCAAACTTTCTCCTCGGCCATTCATACCATCTAACGCACTATTCAACCTCACTATTGCATTCACCCCAG CTGAAGACATTTTTGCCGTGACATCAGAGTACATATTGTTGTCAGAACCCGACGGTCGAATACTAGCAAGGGGGAGGGATGACATGTGTCGCCAGAATTTGAACTTATGCACCTTAGCGGCAGGTG AAAAGTATGTCTACAAGTATACCGATATAATGAGAGCTTTCCCACCTGGTTTCAAG ATGACGGCGAGAGCAAAAGTAAAACTCTTCAATGAGGAGCACATCgcgtttttctgttttgaagcGTTGATCACGATCACATGA